Proteins from one Panicum virgatum strain AP13 chromosome 7K, P.virgatum_v5, whole genome shotgun sequence genomic window:
- the LOC120641321 gene encoding diacylglycerol lipase-beta-like isoform X2, with product MPRKTLLPTRGPTTPSPPLLLLRRLLPRRRAPSSPPARRRTAAMAPRAGDPAAAAAASFRVGMVRVVSFLVGGLNLAVLLLGLYLADAVLPSGCHGLLAFAAAPALAGVRVLAMIGAARAQHATADAIARRHLHEDDASVAADAVARHEIRVRYKRWLWWTRFGMAVGVLQLVAAIYLMFVIVRDLSKERRSTSCFFGQDEADRNSGRTLIALFLILSWVVVIIQCFTGSDILRWRSFYATHDMAWKAHYREVFDHGIREALCCLGRAKYLTVLEEDEVYSVARLLGDLVAYRASGTGHLELLAGLALLQKHGNLPESQTDLMEASHELMQEAAFLHPFAEACYTGPLLDFGRNPILFPCAWVYRQGVLTPWARRRRPALDGDNWWRGHAAAFLRFVNIPPKALLRGRVCQSKREAAYFVVVLHDKRTVVIGVRGTETPEDLITDGLCRECAFTMEDLDGLINEKTPAATRERVISTFPHYGHGGIVEAARELFMQLNECTGENTSSGRLGFLSTLLGQGSECHGYKVRIVGHSLGGAVATVLGMMLFGKYPDVHVYAYGPLPCVDFIIAEACSHFVTSIICNYEFSSRLSINSILRLRSAAISALSDNSPADTAMIQKLARRILHVNRYHDNGTHGPNDDIIEGYSDRRTAGTAVPNETQISHQDLLCNTEPELQIMQNGFVGYSGSSGGLNNDHDVQIIPIDGSDSGFKEHPASYRGIPVEPPEMFLPGLIVHMVRQRRSLLPLWQCWNVQETEPPYKAVFAKRENFRDIVVTPSMFTDHLPWRCHLAMQKILEAQTPKRSANSGSHIQHLV from the exons atGCCTAGAAAGACCCTCCTCCCCACCCGCGGGCccaccaccccctcccccccgctcctcctcctacgccgcctcctcccccgccgccgcgcgccctcctcgccgcccgcccggcggaggaccgccgccatggccccccgcgccggcgaccccgcggcggcggcggcggcctccttccGGGTCGGGATGGTGCGGGTGGTTTCCTTCCTCGTGGGCGGGCTCAACCTCGCGGTGCTGCTGCTCGGGCTCTACCTCGCCGACGCCGTGCTCCCGTCGGGGTGCCACGGCCTCCTCGCGttcgccgcggcgcccgcgctGGCCGGGGTCCGCGTGCTCGCCATGatcggcgccgcgcgcgcgcagcaCGCCACGGCGGACGCCATCGCCAGGCGCCACCTCCACGAGGACGACGCCTCTGTCGCCGCTGATGCCGTAGCTCGCCATGAGATTAGG GTGAGGTATAAACGCTGGTTGTGGTGGACCAGATTTGGCATGGCAGTTGGCGTGTTGCAATTGGTTGCGGCAATTTATCTCATGTTTGTCATTGTAAGAGATCTCTCAAAAGAAAGAAGATCCACATCCTGCTTCTTTG GACAGGATGAAGCTGATCGGAACTCAGGGCGAACCCTTATTGCTTTATTTCTTATCCTTTCCTGGGTTGTGGTCATCATCCAGTGCTTCACGGGTTCTGACATATTGAGGTGGCGATCATTTTATGCGACACATGATATGGCCTGGAAAGCTCATTACAGGGAAGTGTTTGACCATGGAATTCGAGAAGCTTTGTGCTGCCTAGGGCGCGCAAAATATCT AACCGTACTAGAAGAAGACGAGGTTTATTCTGTTGCAAGACTTCTTGGTGATTTGGTTGCATATCGTGCTTCTGGGACGGGACATCTGGAGCTCTTAGCAG GGCTCGCTCTATTGCAGAAGCATGGGAATTTACCTGAATCGCAGACTGACCTTATGGAGGCATCCCATGAGCTTATGCAAGAAGCTGCTTTCCTCCATCCATTTGCTGAAGCATGTTACACG GGGCCACTTCTTGATTTTGGAAGAAATCCTATTTTGTTTCCCTGTGCATGGGTTTATAGACAAGGTGTGTTAACTCCGTGGGCACGCAGAAG GCGCCCTGCACTTGATGGTGATAATTGGTGGCGAGGCCATGCTGCAGCTTTCCTTAGATTCGTTAATATACCACCAAAAGCACTTCTCCGAGGACGTGTTTGCCAG AGCAAGCGTGAAGCTGCTTACTTTGTTGTGGTCCTCCATGACAAAAGAACTGTTGTTATAGGGGTTCGTGGAACAGAGACGCCGGAGGATCTCATAACTGATGGATTATGTAGAGAATGTGCTTTTACTATGGAAGATTTGGATGGACTAATAAA TGAAAAAACACCTGCAGCTACACGAGAGAGAGTCATTTCAACATTTCCACATTATGGGCATGGCGGAATTGTGGAGGCTGCTAGGGAGCTTTTCATGCAACTAAACGAATGCACAGGAG AAAACACGTCATCTGGAAGACTCGGATTCCTCTCCACACTTCTGGGGCAGGGCAGTGAATGTCATGGATATAAAGTTCGTATTGTTGGGCATTCTTTAGGAGGTGCTGTTGCTACAGTCCTAGGAATGATG CTCTTTGGCAAATACCCAGACGTGCATGTATATGCATATGGACCTCTTCCTTGTGTGGACTTTATAATTGCGGAAGCATGTTCACATTTTGTCACCAG CATCATTTGCAATTATGAGTTCTCCTCTCGCCTTTCAATCAATTCGATCCTCCGGTTACGATCTGCTGCAATAAGTGCTCTTTCGGATAACTCTCCAGCTGATACAGCAATGATACAAAAGCTTGCTCGAAGAATTTTGCATGTGAACAGATATCATGATAATGGAACTCATGGTCCCAATGATGACATAATTGAGGGCTATTCTGATCGTAGGACGGCAG GGACGGCGGTACCTAATGAAACGCAAATTTCTCATCAGGATCTATTATGCAATACTGAGCCAGAACTCCAAATTATGCAAAATGGCTTTGTTGGGTATAGTGGATCCAGTGGTGGCCTAAATAATGACCATGATGTCCAAATAATTCCAATTGATGGGTCTGATTCTGGTTTCAAAGAGCATCCGGCGTCTTACAGAGGAATACCAGTGGAGCCTCCAGAGATGTTTCTTCCCGGCTTAATTGTTCATATGGTGAGGCAAAGAAGAAGCCTCCTTCCTCTTTGGCAATGCTGGAACGTTCAGGAAACTGAACCACCATACAAAGCTGTTTTCGCTAAAAGGGAGAACTTCAGGGATATAGTGGTTACTCCTTCCATGTTTACAGATCACTTACCTTGGAG ATGCCACCTTGCTATGCAGAAAATTCTTGAAGCCCAAACGCCTAAGAGATCCGCAAATTCTGGTTCGCACATACAGCATTTGGTCTGA
- the LOC120641321 gene encoding diacylglycerol lipase-beta-like isoform X1, with the protein MPRKTLLPTRGPTTPSPPLLLLRRLLPRRRAPSSPPARRRTAAMAPRAGDPAAAAAASFRVGMVRVVSFLVGGLNLAVLLLGLYLADAVLPSGCHGLLAFAAAPALAGVRVLAMIGAARAQHATADAIARRHLHEDDASVAADAVARHEIRVRYKRWLWWTRFGMAVGVLQLVAAIYLMFVIVRDLSKERRSTSCFFGQDEADRNSGRTLIALFLILSWVVVIIQCFTGSDILRWRSFYATHDMAWKAHYREVFDHGIREALCCLGRAKYLTVLEEDEVYSVARLLGDLVAYRASGTGHLELLAGLALLQKHGNLPESQTDLMEASHELMQEAAFLHPFAEACYTGPLLDFGRNPILFPCAWVYRQGVLTPWARRRRPALDGDNWWRGHAAAFLRFVNIPPKALLRGRVCQSKREAAYFVVVLHDKRTVVIGVRGTETPEDLITDGLCRECAFTMEDLDGLINSEKTPAATRERVISTFPHYGHGGIVEAARELFMQLNECTGENTSSGRLGFLSTLLGQGSECHGYKVRIVGHSLGGAVATVLGMMLFGKYPDVHVYAYGPLPCVDFIIAEACSHFVTSIICNYEFSSRLSINSILRLRSAAISALSDNSPADTAMIQKLARRILHVNRYHDNGTHGPNDDIIEGYSDRRTAGTAVPNETQISHQDLLCNTEPELQIMQNGFVGYSGSSGGLNNDHDVQIIPIDGSDSGFKEHPASYRGIPVEPPEMFLPGLIVHMVRQRRSLLPLWQCWNVQETEPPYKAVFAKRENFRDIVVTPSMFTDHLPWRCHLAMQKILEAQTPKRSANSGSHIQHLV; encoded by the exons atGCCTAGAAAGACCCTCCTCCCCACCCGCGGGCccaccaccccctcccccccgctcctcctcctacgccgcctcctcccccgccgccgcgcgccctcctcgccgcccgcccggcggaggaccgccgccatggccccccgcgccggcgaccccgcggcggcggcggcggcctccttccGGGTCGGGATGGTGCGGGTGGTTTCCTTCCTCGTGGGCGGGCTCAACCTCGCGGTGCTGCTGCTCGGGCTCTACCTCGCCGACGCCGTGCTCCCGTCGGGGTGCCACGGCCTCCTCGCGttcgccgcggcgcccgcgctGGCCGGGGTCCGCGTGCTCGCCATGatcggcgccgcgcgcgcgcagcaCGCCACGGCGGACGCCATCGCCAGGCGCCACCTCCACGAGGACGACGCCTCTGTCGCCGCTGATGCCGTAGCTCGCCATGAGATTAGG GTGAGGTATAAACGCTGGTTGTGGTGGACCAGATTTGGCATGGCAGTTGGCGTGTTGCAATTGGTTGCGGCAATTTATCTCATGTTTGTCATTGTAAGAGATCTCTCAAAAGAAAGAAGATCCACATCCTGCTTCTTTG GACAGGATGAAGCTGATCGGAACTCAGGGCGAACCCTTATTGCTTTATTTCTTATCCTTTCCTGGGTTGTGGTCATCATCCAGTGCTTCACGGGTTCTGACATATTGAGGTGGCGATCATTTTATGCGACACATGATATGGCCTGGAAAGCTCATTACAGGGAAGTGTTTGACCATGGAATTCGAGAAGCTTTGTGCTGCCTAGGGCGCGCAAAATATCT AACCGTACTAGAAGAAGACGAGGTTTATTCTGTTGCAAGACTTCTTGGTGATTTGGTTGCATATCGTGCTTCTGGGACGGGACATCTGGAGCTCTTAGCAG GGCTCGCTCTATTGCAGAAGCATGGGAATTTACCTGAATCGCAGACTGACCTTATGGAGGCATCCCATGAGCTTATGCAAGAAGCTGCTTTCCTCCATCCATTTGCTGAAGCATGTTACACG GGGCCACTTCTTGATTTTGGAAGAAATCCTATTTTGTTTCCCTGTGCATGGGTTTATAGACAAGGTGTGTTAACTCCGTGGGCACGCAGAAG GCGCCCTGCACTTGATGGTGATAATTGGTGGCGAGGCCATGCTGCAGCTTTCCTTAGATTCGTTAATATACCACCAAAAGCACTTCTCCGAGGACGTGTTTGCCAG AGCAAGCGTGAAGCTGCTTACTTTGTTGTGGTCCTCCATGACAAAAGAACTGTTGTTATAGGGGTTCGTGGAACAGAGACGCCGGAGGATCTCATAACTGATGGATTATGTAGAGAATGTGCTTTTACTATGGAAGATTTGGATGGACTAATAAA TAGTGAAAAAACACCTGCAGCTACACGAGAGAGAGTCATTTCAACATTTCCACATTATGGGCATGGCGGAATTGTGGAGGCTGCTAGGGAGCTTTTCATGCAACTAAACGAATGCACAGGAG AAAACACGTCATCTGGAAGACTCGGATTCCTCTCCACACTTCTGGGGCAGGGCAGTGAATGTCATGGATATAAAGTTCGTATTGTTGGGCATTCTTTAGGAGGTGCTGTTGCTACAGTCCTAGGAATGATG CTCTTTGGCAAATACCCAGACGTGCATGTATATGCATATGGACCTCTTCCTTGTGTGGACTTTATAATTGCGGAAGCATGTTCACATTTTGTCACCAG CATCATTTGCAATTATGAGTTCTCCTCTCGCCTTTCAATCAATTCGATCCTCCGGTTACGATCTGCTGCAATAAGTGCTCTTTCGGATAACTCTCCAGCTGATACAGCAATGATACAAAAGCTTGCTCGAAGAATTTTGCATGTGAACAGATATCATGATAATGGAACTCATGGTCCCAATGATGACATAATTGAGGGCTATTCTGATCGTAGGACGGCAG GGACGGCGGTACCTAATGAAACGCAAATTTCTCATCAGGATCTATTATGCAATACTGAGCCAGAACTCCAAATTATGCAAAATGGCTTTGTTGGGTATAGTGGATCCAGTGGTGGCCTAAATAATGACCATGATGTCCAAATAATTCCAATTGATGGGTCTGATTCTGGTTTCAAAGAGCATCCGGCGTCTTACAGAGGAATACCAGTGGAGCCTCCAGAGATGTTTCTTCCCGGCTTAATTGTTCATATGGTGAGGCAAAGAAGAAGCCTCCTTCCTCTTTGGCAATGCTGGAACGTTCAGGAAACTGAACCACCATACAAAGCTGTTTTCGCTAAAAGGGAGAACTTCAGGGATATAGTGGTTACTCCTTCCATGTTTACAGATCACTTACCTTGGAG ATGCCACCTTGCTATGCAGAAAATTCTTGAAGCCCAAACGCCTAAGAGATCCGCAAATTCTGGTTCGCACATACAGCATTTGGTCTGA